Proteins encoded in a region of the Saccharothrix ecbatanensis genome:
- a CDS encoding PA2928 family protein, with the protein MYQTPPQYSPAMPYESPRPPRRRLPFALPFVLPLVLFAGLFFGGSYVMSPEPDIEMQPGFAFAEIDGRDVVLAPYERHGVRGMFQMITQDMFQVRLAATDPATGEVLWDTQLSDQLIWEASVLAAGQRYAYLATDSGLFVVELADGSVVAEGDDVEGLGGAFVAARTAYAYDPENRRVLAMNATGGVLAIGLDQVVATPVDAPTAAAWAGRLSVERVPAAPPSSTGVEAGMNPGSTERVGLRQAPGGTPGSVLVRVTADGRVTPVGTTVFHGAQLVVDGVTAVGVATGHVLVEHQRSVNDQGIALSLVSLATGQVTATLPVDSRVDRALVGPDGVTAVAVGDVFAAARGDGRVVTLAVGLADFFGSHQ; encoded by the coding sequence ATGTACCAGACACCGCCGCAGTACTCACCGGCGATGCCCTACGAATCGCCCCGGCCTCCTCGCCGCCGCCTGCCGTTCGCGCTGCCCTTCGTGCTGCCGCTGGTGCTGTTCGCCGGGCTGTTCTTCGGCGGCTCGTACGTGATGTCACCGGAACCGGACATCGAGATGCAGCCGGGCTTCGCGTTCGCCGAGATCGACGGGCGGGACGTGGTCCTGGCGCCCTACGAGCGGCACGGCGTGCGCGGGATGTTCCAGATGATCACGCAGGACATGTTCCAGGTGCGGCTCGCGGCCACCGACCCGGCCACCGGCGAGGTGCTGTGGGACACGCAGCTGTCCGACCAGCTGATCTGGGAGGCGTCGGTCCTCGCCGCCGGGCAGCGCTACGCCTACCTGGCCACCGACTCCGGACTCTTCGTGGTCGAGTTGGCGGACGGGAGCGTGGTCGCCGAGGGCGATGACGTGGAAGGGCTCGGCGGCGCGTTCGTCGCGGCCCGGACCGCCTACGCGTACGACCCGGAGAACCGCCGGGTGCTGGCCATGAACGCCACCGGAGGGGTGTTGGCGATCGGGCTGGACCAGGTGGTGGCCACGCCGGTCGACGCGCCGACCGCCGCCGCGTGGGCAGGCCGGCTCTCCGTCGAGCGCGTCCCCGCCGCGCCGCCCTCCTCGACCGGTGTCGAAGCGGGCATGAACCCGGGCTCGACCGAGCGGGTCGGGTTGCGGCAGGCGCCGGGCGGCACGCCGGGCAGCGTGCTGGTCCGCGTCACGGCGGACGGCCGGGTGACCCCGGTGGGCACGACCGTGTTCCACGGCGCGCAGCTGGTGGTCGACGGCGTGACCGCGGTCGGCGTGGCCACCGGGCACGTGCTGGTCGAACACCAGCGTTCGGTGAACGACCAGGGCATCGCGCTCAGCCTGGTGTCGCTGGCCACCGGCCAGGTCACCGCCACGTTGCCGGTCGACTCACGGGTGGACCGCGCCCTCGTCGGCCCGGACGGCGTCACCGCGGTGGCCGTGGGCGACGTGTTCGCCGCGGCCCGCGGTGACGGCCGGGTCGTCACCCTCGCCGTCGGCCTGGCCGACTTCTTCGGCTCCCACCAGTAA